DNA sequence from the Rattus rattus isolate New Zealand chromosome 2, Rrattus_CSIRO_v1, whole genome shotgun sequence genome:
TTATGTGCATCCTTTTGTATCTGTGCAGATGCCCTAGGGGACCAGAGGTataagatcccctggagcttgagGTAGAGGTGACTGTGAATCACCTGATGTGGGAACTCAAGGGTCCTCAGCAAAGGCAATACCTGCCCCTTGCCAGATTAAGTCAAAAGCCTGGACAGGCTAGACTCCAGCCAGGTGAAGAGCAGAGGGATTTTTGAGAGCACACTGGGAAGAGAGACAAGGGGTCCAGGGACTCGTCTGTCTTCTGAGGCACTGACAAGAGGTTTATGGTTACAGAGTAAGAGCTTCATGATTAAACAGCCCTGGCCAAGGCGTGGTCTGGCCCCTAATAGCCCATCATTTCTTGGCCTCAGTTGTTCCTTCGAGATAGGGTTGAGTGCAGTCTATCTCCGATTGGACGCTTGTTCATCTACACTCCCTGTAGTAGGAAGTGTCACACCCCCAGACAGGCGTCCTGCTAAGTCCATTGTTGAGAATGGAACCTGCGATAGGGATCTTTTCCCTATATTGGGGTGCCTGTCCGGTGAGGTTTTGGTCTTCCTGGGACTCAACTTGGCTTAAAAGGTTAAGGATGATAATTGCTACCTCAGCCAAAGACCGAAGGCAGAAGCCAAGCTTGCATCCTGCTGTCCTCACCTTGTGAATCCAAACCAggagtcacttttttttttcttttcttttctttttttcggagctggggaccgatcccagggccttgcgctactaggcaagcgctcttccactgagccaaatccccaacccccaggagtCACTTCTTGACAAAGGCTTCTGAAGCAAGTGCCTGAGTGGTTTGGGTTGCTGTTTtgaagctgagcatggtggttgaagccttaaatcccagctcttggaaggctGTGGAGGAAGATCACTCCAAGGTCAAGGCCATCTTGGGTGAAATGGGTAGTTATGAAAGGCACACTGACTGGTGCTTTTTGTCATTGACACAGCTACCAGTGTGAGGACTATAGTTGAAAAGCCAGAGAAACCTGCTCTCTCTTTGGCCTTGAACGTGTCCTTTTGCAACACCACATCCCATCCAACTAAACCAGAGTCCTGTGACAACAACCCAACGGCATCCCTTGTCACTGACCaccctctttgttttcttgctccCGCACACCTGTCCCCTGAGGTGCACCACCTGTCCCCAAAATGCTGAGACAGCCAGCAGCATCTTCTAGTTCCCAGGGCTCAGACATCACAGGCTTAAACGttcatctgttttgtttgcttgtggttttttttcccttataaAGCACCTCTTGGAACTTAAGCACACCCCCAGCcgatgatcttcctgcttccacagtGTAGGGGTGCAGCAGAAGCACCAGGGTTATTCACAGATgcagatggaacccagggcattccgcttgttaggcaagtgctctgtccgCTGAGCCACGTCGCCAGCCTAACTACCAGGTCCTCACATTGAAACTATCTGCCATCAGAAGAGATGGTAACCCGTCTACCTCAGTGCTCCCCACTCTACCTCTCAACCCAAACAGGCGACACTCCACATTAGTTGACCAGTCTCCTAGGCCTCATCTTGCTGTGAAGtcatcttccctcctcccccttctgcaATCCAGTCTCCCTGGATATTCCCAGAGATCTTCAGATACATATTTGACCATCCTATATGCTCTCAGGGATTTATATAGAGACACAAATCCAAATGCAAACGACATCACAAGATCACTGTTCTGCCATCATGACTGCCCAGCCTCTCGGCTACTTTTTGTGTGGCTACTGGAGTGACAGGTCTTATGGCTTGTTGACCTTATCTTTCAAGCATCTCTGTGAACtgtgaagatctctctctctctctctctctgtgtatgtgtgttgtgtatgtgtgtagacagggtctcactatgagacctggaagtcactatgtagaacagactggcctcaaactcatagagatctgactgcctctgcatGGGCCTCCaggctctgtgtgtatgttttggcAAAGTCTcaagtagtccaggctagccacGAGGTTTCAGTGTAacagagggtgaccttgaacactgctctgatcttcttgcctccactGCTGAActtctgaatactgggattacaggtgtgcactacccaTGATTTATGTTCTGCAGGGGACAGGACACCTGCTGGGTTAGCACTctgcagcttttattttttttctgctttcttgaaATAACCTCTTGGTATGTGTTCCTGTCTTCCAAGTCACACTGATCCTCTTCCACAGGCCCCTAGAATCCTGAGACACCACATCCCTCGGGACTTGTGGTTGTAGAAATGAGGGGAAAGTACCAGAAAAGGCACAGACGTGCTGTAAGGACACATCAACAGAGTAACAAGATCTTGACCAGAACTGACCCATGATGGGCAAGCTGGTAGTGATGTAGGGGCACTGGGAGCCAGGCACCCAGAGGACTAAGGTAGATTCTTATAAAGTTCTGGAGTGGGAGGAACCCTGCACAGCACCGCCTCCTGTCAGTGTGAGGGCAGGGCCTGTGAAACTGTTGGTTGCCGAGGGGGCAGGGCCTCTGCTGCACCACCTCCTCGCCGGCACCTGGTGGGCGGGGCCTCGCATTGCACCTCCTCGCGGGCTCCGGGGCGGGTGGCTTGCATTAGAGGAGATATGGCTGCGCTGGTGGAGCCGCTGGGGCTGGAGCGGGGTAAGCGCTCCGAGGGTCCAGTCCCAGCTATGGGCTCCATTGGGCCGCGACAGGCCTTGCAGATGCGAGGGTTGGGGGGCGGATCTAGTTAGGGTGGGCGGGGCGCGGCCTGCAGTCTGAGGGCGTGGGAGGGTCTGGGGCGGAGCGCCCCACCAACACCTCGCCCGAGGTTGGGGTCCCGGGGACCCGCGGGGCGCGTGGATCGCTTCCAGAATGACCTCGGTTGCCCTTCTTGCTGCTGGCGTGTGTTCTCGCGGTCCCTGCCGCTTTCTGCAGACGTGTCCCGGGCTGTGGAGCTGCTAGAGCGGCTGCAGCGTAGCGGAGAACTGCCCCCGCAGAAGCTGCAGGCCCTGCAGCGGGTCCTGCAGAGCCGCTTCTGCTCCGCCATCCGCGAGGTGAGCACCTCGGTACTGTATAAGTTGTAGTTTCCTTGCACTCCGCGGCGGGGGCGGCGACGGGCGAGCAGACGAGGACACCCGTGTCCAGGGTTATTGACTGGCAGCTACCTGTCGTTGCCTTGTCTCCAACTCCCCCAGGTGTATGAACAGCTCTATGACACGCTGGACATCACTGGCAGCGCCGAGGTGCGGGCTCATGCCACAGCCAAGGTAAGCTCCTGTCCCCGCAGCTCCGGGTGACCACGAAAACACAGTGCCCTCCAGGCTGGCTGTTTCTGCGCCCTCCTTCACATTTGCGCATCTCTCTTCCACcctatgaagatttttttataaTGCCCTTTAAATAACTGCACATTTTTAACTTGAATGCACACGAGATTCTCTCTAGCAACAGGCTTGGAAACTGGTCTCACTTTCCTGCCGGTAAGATGACCCTAAAAGGCAATCCGGTTGGATGTTGTGAACAGGGACACCTTTCCAAACTGCAGTGCCATGCTCGTTACTGCCTGCAGACTTAGGACTGTTCCCACCTGATCCCTATCAACCCACCCCCGGAGGGGGGCGCTTGTTTCTATTTGTCTGAGAACAAGATTGGCACGTGCTAAGTACTGAGGTCTTACTTCTCCCTGGCTTGGGGAAGAATGCAAATGTTCTCAGGTTTGAGTCACTACAGGATAACTTTCTGTTGAGCTGTGTCAGGATTCCCCTGTTTGACCTTTGTGGCTACCCTGGCTGGAGTGCCCGTATCTCAACAAGGATCTCTCTCATGGAGGCACCTTCTCTCTTCCAGGCTACAGTGGCTGCTTTCACAGCCAGTGAGGGCCATGCCCATCCCAGGGTCGTGGAACTACCGAAGACTGATGAGGGTTTGGGCTTCAACATCATGGGCGGCAAAGAGCAGAACTCGCCCATCTATATCTCTCGAGTCATCCCCGGAGGTGTGGCTGATCGCCATGGTGGCCTCAAGAGGGGAGACCAGCTGCTGTCTGTGAATGGTGTGGTGAGTGGGGTTGGTAGTGACTGTAAGGCAGCACTGGTGGATGGTCCTGTTCCTACCACACAGGGAGCACAGCCTTTGTAGACAGCTCTGTGGGTTGCACTGCTGACTCCCTAGGACTTCAGAGAGCCTAGCTAGGAACCACCAGACCAGTGGAGATGGGAGTTTTTGTCAGGAGGAACATTTGGCTTGGAGGTTGAAGGATGGGTAATTCGCTGGACTAAGATGTGGAGGGGTGGTTCTGGCTGAGAGCAGAGAGCATCTCGGAGATGAGGAGAAAGACTGGCTCTGATCGAAGTCTGGGCTGAAACCGCAGTGATTAGAACCCaaggaaagggggttggggatttagctcagtggtagagcgcttgcctaggaagcgcaaggccctgggttcggtccccagctctgaaaaaaaaaaaaaccaaaaaaaaaaaa
Encoded proteins:
- the Lin7b gene encoding protein lin-7 homolog B, whose product is MAALVEPLGLERDVSRAVELLERLQRSGELPPQKLQALQRVLQSRFCSAIREVYEQLYDTLDITGSAEVRAHATAKATVAAFTASEGHAHPRVVELPKTDEGLGFNIMGGKEQNSPIYISRVIPGGVADRHGGLKRGDQLLSVNGVSVEGEHHEKAVELLKAAQGSVKLVVRYTPRVLEEMEARFEKMRSARRRQQHHSYSSLESRG